tttccttgtgaaGAAAATTATTAGGAGTTCTTGTAAATGACACACTTCTAAGTGAATTTTAAGTACAGATTTATTGGGAAAATAActcattaaagtaaaataattcagacTATGCTTTAAAACCATCTGTTTGGGAGGActaaatacagagaaacaaatgtGGGGAAGTCCTAGCATTCACTGAGTGGAAAATATGGGCAAAGTTATAAATCTAGTAAATGCCATAATAAAGGTACACAGTGCTTCTGTATGTAAGATAAAATCACTCTCCTTATTATCACCCAAACAGGAAGGCACGGCTCCTTTGAAACATTTCTTTGATTGTGTTTGTGAAAGTTCATAAATTAGAAAGTTTATAAAGAGAAATTCTCCATTGTACTGGACGGTGAACTTTTAATGCCTTTcttctttaatctatttttactAATTCAGCCTTTGATATTTCTTATCACATTTCTTTGAGGCATTGTCCTCAGAATGTTTTAAGCTTAAGAATTTCTGAAAATCCTAACAATATCTCATTTCAAGTAATTTCAGGAGATCCATCTCCTTAACTTATAACCCATTgcattatagaaaatttgaaagtgAGAAAAGAACTTATTTAAGCCAATTTCCCTAGAATATCTTTCATATACTATGTAAGCCttcccagtcttttttttttttttttcagggttatGGTTTTACCTACTTGTAATCATGGTTggtcctgtttccttttttctccaaaCATTGTGTCatgcactttttttttgcatttttacttcatctgtttaaaaaggaaaaaaatgaactaagtatTGAATAGTTTTGTCACTTTGATCCCCAAGATAAGTATAAGGGTAAGTGCTTATAATGAAAGCACCTTGTATACTAGAAAATGGGCTGTAAATgttgtttattcttacattagaataattttacagataaggttgtgggaataaaatgtaaagatatacagagaaaggaagattTGGTTCATGAGTTTCCACGAAGCACAAATGGCATATAATTAGctataatttctaaataaataatgatcAATTTCCACTTATCtgcaattttatcatttcaatacATACATTTGGCTTCTTTTGGTAAAATTCCTAAGTTAAAAATGCATAAGCATCTAAGACAGTTATGATCGTAGCCGTTACCTGCAGAATTTATTAGTGATCTTTAAGTTCAGACTGATTTACACCTGTATCTCCTGCtatatattctttttgaagtagaACTTTGGGTGACAGCTGTATATTCCCGTGTGTGCCTTGAGCATCTTAATTATCAGAATTAAGGGGTCCTGGGACTGTTTTGCAACAGGAGTGGCTTACTATTACTTTACTTCAGCTGTAAGGTcctgtcttcatttattttttttcctttttaagatttattttgtcTAACTTGCTAGTTAAGTTAAGCTGCTTTGCTGCCTTTATGTAATAGTAAGTAGCATTaaaactgtacattttttaaaatttgtttttaagattttatttatttttagagagggaagggagggagggagagagagagtgagagaaacattcaatgtgtggttgctggaggccatggcctgcaacccaggcatgtgccctgactgggaattgaacctgctatgctttggttcgcagcccacgctcaatccactgagctacaccagccagggcaaactgtacatttttgaaagttgtaatatacttaaaaagttaGCGGAGAGAAGTATTTCGCCTGGTCAGAGGGGCTTCTCATCACTTTCTCTATGTCTGTGTACAGCACTGAAATAGGATGCTAACAAGCTAAGAAATGAGCACAAATTACTCGTAAATTCTTAGAATTGCACGTGTTACCTCTGAGGAGTTGTTTGCCTTTTTATGCAGTGCTTAAAAATTGTCAGCTTTATATAGAGAAAAtcttgattttcattacttgctGTTTTTATTGTCTTGTTTTGCCTGGTAAGCTCCCAAATGGTGTCACGTACCATACTGGAACATACCAAGATCGGTTAGCAAAGCTCCAGGATCATCTTCGCCAACTTTCTATCCTCTTCCGGAAGCTGCGGTTGGTGTATGACAAATGCAATGAAAACTGTGGCGGCATGGACCCCATTCCAGTAGAGGCAAGTTTcagtggcagagggagggcgAGTGAGGGTATATGATAGTCTCGGGCATTTGTAATTTCTTCTCCTGTTTTCGCGGTATTTCCAGATTTTCAATTATATCAGatgaaaatgatataaatatatgtagaatatatatgTGTAGACAATACTGTATTTCCATGCTAGTAATTTTTTGTAGACTGACATACAGGCTTGTTAGTGAATTTTTGTTACTGGAATCAGAGGGTTATCTGTaggaatttttttcagtgttagTGTCTCCTTTTAATTAAGTCTCTGCgtgatttctttttaagtagTTTTAATAGCATTGTCCAatgcttttaaaatcatcttcatgtgagttctttatgagTCAAGGttatgttttcatcataaataatTTAGATTAGCTTAGTGAATTactctagttttaaaatatactctatAAAGTTAACCTTGGATCATAGATATAGTTTAGTTAGTTAAATATATGACATTGTTACAGATGGCCCTCTCCTGTTGACAAGTTTTGTCTCTGCCACCAAAGGTAGCTGGGGAGATTGGGATGCTCTCTCACTCCCTGTAAAGAACAGTTTCATGTGATCAGTGCTTCCTTTTTGAGTGATCAGCATGTAGGGATGAACAAGGAACGAGGAAACTCAGAACAGCCCAAAAAGAAGTGATTAGAGACGTTGGGGAAAGATCAGACGTGTGGCTGACAGACTGTCGGGGGCTGCGGAGGAGTCAAGGAGAACAAGGGGTGAAACTGCCCGGCAGATTTTGCTGGAGGAGAACTGTCAGCGGTTTTGAGCAGAGCTTCAGTGACATGGTAGCAACAAGAAGTCAGATCACCGTGGGCTGAAGATTGAacaggaaggaaataaggaaCGGGAGCCAGCAGGTGGATATCCATTTTTCAAGAAGCTCAGATAAAAAGCCAGAGATGAAAGCAGTAGAtggaaggagggacagagtcaAGGGTCTTGGGGTTTTCTTCCTCCACGTGGGAGAGATCAGAACATGTTCAGGTGGTaaaggaagcagcagcagggaAAGGTAGGGAGGGGGGAAGTGAGAGAGACGGGAGGGCAGAGGAGTCGGAGCACAGGCGTGGAGACTGATGGTCTCCCGGAGGAAGGACAGGTCTGTGttaggagagaggaaaggagggagtggCCGTGGGTGCAGGTAGGTTTTTAATGTCCCAGGAATTTGAAGAAATTTAGTCAGATGGCTGCTGGTTGTGCCACTCACTACCCTGGGGCCTGTTCCTGCATCAGTGCAGATGGCTGAGACTGGAGGACTCCCGAAGTCCATCCCACCAGTGAGGGGCGTCATCAAATAAACTTCATCACCAACCAGAGTATTTCATTGTAATTCTGCTAGAAGTTTCATCTGCTATAACCATTTTTTTCCTACCAAAAAAAACCTCCAAAACATAACTTTCTCCCAACCAAAAGAAGTTAAGACATCTAAGAATTTGCATAGTTACTTACATTCTAAACAGCGAGTAAATGACAtttatataatgcacatccatgAAGTTCCTTTCTTTCAAGTATGGATGGAAGAAAGCCTATTCTATCTGCAGGGACTACTGATTTTGTAGGTGCAGGAATCACAACTTACTTGTCATTATTTTTGCAGTGTCTCATCCAGTGTCTGGCAGTTAAATATTCACCGATTGGGTGAATCGGCTATTACTTAACTATATGTGACAACTAGAGTTATAATGGCTGTTTTGCAAAGGAAACCTGAAAAACTGATGTACAGAATGCACTGAAAAGACAAACTTCTAACATTGTTATTTTAGACAATCATCTAAATTGAAATTTATAGTACTAAAAGTGTAAAAATTTCCCTTAGTCTGACCCAGTATGTATACCAGTGTAATTGGAAATTCTGTGTTGTATTTCTGACTTGTAACTGTGTGTGTGCCACCTCCAGCAACTTATTCCATACGTGGAAGAAGACGGCTCGAAGAATGACGACCGGGCCGGCCCGCCTCGTTTTGCCAGCGAAGAGAGGCGAGAAATTGCCGAAGTGAATAAAGTGAGTGATTAGTCTGTCCCTTTTATGTTTCAGAATTATTGACAAGATTTACAAGGGAGTCTGATGTAACTGGAAAACATAATTTGAGTTGTAGAGTTACATGAGATGGTTTGTGTGGCACATTTAACTCACAGGACAACCAAGAACTAAAAGGTAAGCAGAAATGTCATGGGGGAGTCAGAAGAGAGATTGCAAAATTCATGCAGCGAAGCTCTTAGAAAAGCTTCAGGGGCACTTGGTCGTGACccatttgcttttctcccttcggGGCAGAATTCTCGCTTTCTAGTTTGTGGCAGGTGTGTTGGGAGCAGCCGGTGATGCAAACTTACAAACAGGAGGTGTGGAGGTCTCAGCACCTGAGTAGGAAATCGAGAGAGTCATCAAAGCATTATCCTGTTTCCTGCCAGGAAAAGTTCTGACCTCGAATGCATTTATTGCTGATACTTTCAGAAGTTCAGAAGATATTCAGAcagttttcatgaaatatatagagagagaaataaggaaagCTGTCCCTTCTTTCTGTGATAGAAACATGCCCAAGCGTACCAACACCTAACCAGCAGCACGACAAATAAAACTACCCGTTTCACACTTCCATATACGCGTCCCCCCATCCACTCCTGAAACTTGAATTCCAACTAATGGAATTCAGCAAGGTATTAATCCATCACAGAGAGTATTTTTTGAATCATACGAGGATATATATAACATGTACTGTCAGCAGgttaaattgaaaaaaacttgtttttcaaatctaaaaggcatttgataaagttCAAATGTTACTGatctaaagaaaattttaacaagatgctatcttttctttttaaggctttttctttctgataagtATCCaccatttttcataatttttcaggCATAAAATAAGATGCTTTACATgactatatttaatattattttagaagtTATAGACAGTACAAAACGAAACAAACTTTGGAAACGGGTTATAATATATACAAGCTTATTAAGCTTGTTAAGCAAAAAGATACTCAGTTGGTAAACAGCTACCGTCAGTAAGTTCATTAAAAAGGCTTAGTAAAAGATGCTACCATTCTCTTATAATGATTAAACTAAATAAAGATCCTATTCATAATTGTAACAACAAATATTAAGTAATTAGGATTTATCTCAATGATACATATGACTAAACTTATTAAGATACATACAAGAAGTTTTGAATAATTAAAAGAACATATCAAGTTCTTCTGTGGCCAGTCCATACTGTTAAATGCCCATCCTGATTACAGTCAAACCTCGGTTCTCGAACATTGTGGTTGTCCTCCAGTCGTTCACAGAAACCATTTCTTGGTTGCCGAACCCCCTTTAATGCTGATAGCTGTGTGCTCAGTCACGCCCCTCTCGGGTGACGAAGGAGATTTGGTTCTCGAACACATTGCTTCTCCAACAGTTTTCCAGAatgtttgagaactgaggttccactgtatTCCATAGTTTTAGTGCAGTCACAGTCCAAATCCAAATAGGCATTTTCTTAAAAGTACACAAAAATAAGACTTCAGTGCAGTAACAGtcaaagaacaaatggaaacacaatcTAGATGGGAATTTTTTCTTCAGAATGCAgtaaatatcaaagaaaatacTGGTAAGAGTAATACATCAGCTCtctgcattaaaaattaaaacataatatgaAGCATAGTATAAAAACAGTAAGTGTGAAATACTGGAACAAGAATAGACAGATTAGTGAGGTAATAGCCAGAAAAGTAATCTTCCTGTTGTGTATGAGAATTTAATATGACAGAAGAGGGATTTGGCGGAAAATTAGTCTTTAAGAATAGAAACTTTGGGAAGAAATTAACCCAGCTTCTACATTACACCAGATGTCAAAGTGAATTCAGAGTGGAAAATAAGACCTGCAAAATAAAACATCGGAAAGTCGAAAAAAAATGCACCATCTATCAAAactaaggagaaaggaaaaagatggatagatcttataaaataaaaccttacaatttttttaaaagaagaaatgcaaattgagAAGACTGTTTCCAGCAAATTTGGCAGTAAGGAATGATCATAAAAAACTcacagcagagccctggctggcatagctcagtggattgagcgcgggctgcgaaccaaagtgtcgcaggttcgattcccagtcagggtacatgcctgggttgcaggccgtgacccccagcaaccgcacattgatgtttctctctctctctttctccctccattccttctctaaaaataaataactaaagaatcttttaaaaaattaaaaaaacaaaacaaacaaacctcacaGCAGAAAGCTGGTAGGGATGCAGGGGGATGGGGAACTTAATTTAGATCACGAGCAGACATTGTGTTTGGTAGTCCAGAGGTGAAGCATGCATTTACTAGGGAGTGTTATATTTCTGTTGATAATCTACGTATTGATTCACAATAGAtgtgttctctttccttttctttgtaataaggatatttttgtaaaatacattaaaatacttGTAAGTAAAATACCATTGTAACATTAACTAGAATATCAGACTGCCACATAGTGTGACATACAGTTCTGTACCAGAAAAGATTTTATGATGTGAAAGATAAGCTTGTACAAATTCAGAAAgctataatttttctaaatatatgtttcatttcacttttcatttctttaagttCCTCTTTTTGTGCAGTGTGATGACTTAGAAATAACTgactctggatttttttttttaaagacctttcATATGATCGGAATATGGTGATATGAGTGTGTGATCAAAAATATCTTACTACCAAAAACTATTAAAGAcaataaatacagtaaagttgcaggatataaaatcaatatacaaaaaagcTGCTGAGTTTCTGTATACTaataatgaaatgtcagaaatgaagaaaataatctcaCTTATAGCAGtgactaaaaagaataaaatacctaggaataatctTGAGGGAAGGACTTgtatacactgaaaactgtaaaacactCTTGATAGAAATCAGAAACCAAAACTGGGAAGAAAGTCTGCCACGTGCGGGAATgactggagggcagggaggtAGGAGTGGCTGTGGAACGGGAGGAAATGGGGACCTCTGTAATCGTTTCAACAATAAATTAATCAGGTAACCAAATACatatattctgtgttcatggactggaagaattttaaaaatatccatattacctaaagcaatctatatttaatgtaattcctatcaatatCCCAATGGCACTTTTCACTgatatagaacaaaaaaatcctcaaatttGTATAGAACCACAAAGGACCCCAACTGCCAAAGCAAtgctaagaaaaaagaacaaagccagaatTCATCAAACTTCCTGACTTCAGATTGTATACCACAAAGCTGGTATATATGTGATAGTTCCGAAAACAAAACTGTTGgaccacattttttaatatattggcatttttgcttgttttaagtGAGTAAGTTGCTTAATGGACCTGTTAAAACAGTCATAAAATTATATTCCTGGCattcaattaaaaacatttagaattttattacaatgtatattttctttttattttaaataagtttcataaaataagtaGTTTTACATATCCCTCAGTTGACCCTCATTTGGTCATTTTTGGAATATTACTGTATTGTCGTGTCCTTGAAATTGTATGGGACGACACTGATGGGGTGTGTTTACTGCTGAGGCTATGTGGTGTGTCGGGTTTCTAACCACCTGTGCGACGCCACAGTGCCGTGCAGCTCTGGAGCACGACATGTATGATCGGTATTTGATGTAAGTCATCAGAAGACAGAGTGGCTCAGTTTCAGTCATCAAGGTTTTggctcatttaaatatttttcttattcaggAATCCATAAGCCCTGATACCCAAGTAAAGGATGAACACTTGTTTGAGACCATTGTATATGTTTTAAGAACGTCAGCGTGAGTTCTATTTTGCTTAAAACTGTTCTGTTGATGgtaaaatgaaattgaaagatAATGTGGGTAGTTTTTCACAGGGTTGAAATATAACTCAGTCCATgcatttagaaatgaaaacatttttgaccAGTTGTCACAGACtttatatgaatattaaattaCATGCCATGATTTAGCagaaacctattttttaaagtatctactCTGCTTACACATTCACCTGTTAATGTAACAAATGAGGCACAGCTGATGGATTTTGATCGTAAAAGCAGCTGTCAGCCTCTGTTAAAATCAATCAGTGGCAAGACTGTATATATTAAATTCTGTATCACGTCATGAAAATTTATTTACAACTTAACCACTAATAAGCAGAACTGTCCTTTGCTGTTGATAGTTTCATGATGTGTTTTGGCTCTAGACAGTTTACATGtatgctaattttttaaatttaaaactttgtgGCATCTGTCATCCCAAACACCAAGGTCGCAGGTCactccccagtcggggcacataccagaaacaaccagtgaatgaatcaataagtaaaaacaaatcattgtatctttttctcttccttcctctctcaaaattaatcaattaaaacaaaacagaactttgTGGCATCTTTGAGAAACTATCCAAGGGCCTTataacacagggtggggcaaaagtagatttacagttgtgagtacttGAGACACAGTGTATTCTTATATGacttattaattactgtattattttccatatgaactgtaaacctgtttttgcccaccctgtatatcatactttttaaaaacttgtttctaCTACTGCCTCTAGTTGAGTATTACCATGAAAATATCCTACATTCTTTTTAGTTCTCACACCGTTTTTTGAGCAGTAATGAGGTCAGTGTTTTTTCAGGGAGTATTTCAGAATTTGTATTTCCGGATGCGTCTTCTGGAACGTAGCTGTGCCGGTAAGCTGTGCTCTGCTTCCAGAGACGCAGCCATCGCGGTGGCCATCTGTGACCCCTGTTTGACACTGAgtttaaagtctgtttttaacCATGTAAGGGTATCCTTTTATCACTTCTAATTACTCCTTAATTTATGTCAAAAATGTGATCACTGAGTTTCTGTCACCAGACTTGGCCTTTTCATGGTTTTCAGCTGTTCCCAAAACTTAAtctttcctctgtcttctttttcatggACACAGATTTGTTACCATTGAAATTTTGTAGGAGAATCCATACAAGACACTTGCCCAGTTACCCTttttcattgtgatttcaattgcatttcttcttttaagaATGTGAATGGGTCTTATTACCCACTACCAAGCCCAGAGGGTTTGCACCCACCTCAAGTTTCTCTAGCCCCCCAAACACACAGTTTCCGTGTTGGCTGCCCCGCCAGTCAGAGGCAGTGTCTGACTGTGTTTTGGGGTGCCATAGCTTCTGATGTTTTCCCTCTGCCATCTACCTACCCGCCTGTCATCCAGTTGTCTGGGctttgtcttcctcctccttgaTGTTGAACTTCCTCAAGGCTGGGACTGCTTCTCATTCCCCTCTTTCCCCTTACAATGCCTAACCCAGAGCCAGTACCTGTGGAACGGAGGCACAGGCTCAGAATTCCGTTCCAGCGAGAAGTCCTGAAACTTCAAAGTGTTCATATTGAGAATATGTCGGAAGGTGCTAATTCAAATAAGGTGTTCTTAAAAATCAGCTCgcattccttctctttcttttgttattcagtagctcttctccccttccctcctgaaGAATGAGTTGAGAGCGGagccagggcaggagccagggcagctGACTGACAtctctcccagctcccagcgAGGGGCATGCTGGCTCAGGGGCCAGGCCAGCTGGCGCTGAACCACTCTGAAGCCATTCTTCACTCACTGCACTTACTGTTTCTCATGGCTTGTGTCTGTGCGACTGATGGTTGCACAGACACATGGGGTTTGAGGAAAGGATATGTAAAAAGTTTATAAACTACAGTCGAGTAGAACCCCAGACCCAGAGATACAGAGACACGTGCAGGGGGTCCAGCAGGTCTGAGCTGTTGGGGGTACATCGGGGACCGGGCCGCTTGGTCTGCAGTTTCCAGAATTAGAAGTAGACTGCTTCACATCTGGGCACACAGTGGCTTCTGCCACATCTCTGAAAGACGGATGGCATCAggcattgtatttttattacactttattttctatatcaACAGTTCTGACACTTCACCTGAGTCAAATCATTTAATCCTCCTATCACTCTTCTGGGGTAGGTGGTTCCATTATTATCCCATCTGTCTGATGTGGAGACTCAGGCACTGGAGAGGTTGAGTAATCTGGTCAACATCATGCATTCAGTGAAGGAGCTGAGTTCAAACCCAGAGGGTCCGGCTCTGCAGTTTGTGCTCTTGACCATTACAGTACATGGCCTCTTTGAAAAGCATCTGCTTAGGTTTTCCAACAATGAAACATTTACTTGATTTTCTTTGAAGGTGAAAATAGGTGAGTAAAGGGAGGTGGAGGCTGGAGCCAGTCCTCTGTGCGCTGAGTCAGAATTCAGTGTGTGTCTGTGGCCTTTCAGTGAGTATCTGTGGCCAGGAACGGATGGGGACCTTCTGTCTAGAGTCCTGACTTACGACTTTTCATCTTCTACCTTCatgatttatatttcatttttgatgAATTCTTTTGTTTCTGCAGAAACTCAAACAGAAGAATCAACAGCTGAAGCAAATTATGGATCAATTACGAAATCTCATCTGGGATATAAATGCCATGTTGGCAATGAGGAACTAAACTGATATTTAAATTTCCTGCTTCACACACGTTAtaccattttttcccctcaagtaTTTTTCCCTTTGAAGAAGACTATTTATGTGTTTGTATTCTAGTCAGTAGAATTAAAGTTCCTATTTTACAGTGTGGTTTTACAGTAAAGTATTCATTGGCAGTCTTTTTAAGCTGTTGCTTCTGTGAAAGATTATTATAATAAACTTTGATAGGGTTTGTGTTTTGGTTAATCTTCATGAATTgaatgattgttttttaaaagcaaaataattaaattttgtaaataaatttttaagtttgctcaatgattattttgttcattccatTATGCTTTTAggagaaaattaaagtttaaacatttttgcAGATGAAAATTTCAACCTGGTACaaattaattacaattaaataTGTAACTTACCATTTcagctcaatttttaaaattcatttgagtCCCAAACATGTTAAAAGGAGAAAGTAGTTAACTTGTATATCATTGTAAGTAGGTGGGAATTTCTTTTGCCGTGTTCTCCCAGTGTTTGGTCTCGAATGGAATGATCTGTCTCTTTAAAAGGAAACGTAATGTGGGGCTGGTACAAACTGAAGTCACGACTCTGTGCTCATGTGCTACCTGCTTTAGGCCAAGAAGCAATTCCCTGTCTGAGTTTTCAGATAGACCCTCACGCTGAGCGCATTCTGGAAACAGCGGAGTGTAGAGTTTTAGGTGAGACAGCTCTGTACGACAGCTGCTTCTGTAGCCTAGTCGTTGGTCGGCAGTACGTCCGTCATAGGTCTGCCTGCAGACGCTGGCCTCTCAGATCACAAAGTGGCCTCCAGTAAGACAGTCCATTCTCAGCAAGGGCTTTCCCAGCCTGCTCCAGAAGCCCCCCTTCCTGGCCTGGGTTCTTCCCCTATGAGAAATGCtgctattttacttttcttgtgtATGGATGACGTTTCTCTGGAAGGTACACAGAAAATGGTTTCTCCCCCCGGGTTGGGGAGGGATCCAGGTGGTTGTGTGCTCTTTGGGCCTTTGGATTGATAGCATGTGCAGATGTTGCTAACCCACTGAGCTAGCT
This DNA window, taken from Phyllostomus discolor isolate MPI-MPIP mPhyDis1 chromosome 7, mPhyDis1.pri.v3, whole genome shotgun sequence, encodes the following:
- the MED30 gene encoding mediator of RNA polymerase II transcription subunit 30, whose product is MSTPPLAASGMAPGPFAGPQAQQAAREVNTASLCRIGQETVQDIVYRTMEIFQLLRNMQLPNGVTYHTGTYQDRLAKLQDHLRQLSILFRKLRLVYDKCNENCGGMDPIPVEQLIPYVEEDGSKNDDRAGPPRFASEERREIAEVNKKLKQKNQQLKQIMDQLRNLIWDINAMLAMRN